A single genomic interval of Haloterrigena salifodinae harbors:
- a CDS encoding HVO_A0114 family putative DNA-binding protein: MVSSDVELAVYRCESCGDYQLGSAAMTCCDESMTEVDDTVPIETPDEKRLMRTVFGISETELEICRCLMAEPEITVNELASMVDRDRSVVTRHLTDLVEFGIVEKQSRVLSDGGRVNVYSHRSVDAVRRQFKLGLYTWMIEAVDVIDDLSEEKVSLLVQGDDPETERSQIIVDRDDTDDSERDQV, translated from the coding sequence ATGGTATCTTCCGACGTGGAACTCGCGGTGTACCGCTGTGAGTCCTGTGGCGACTATCAGCTGGGCAGCGCGGCGATGACGTGCTGTGACGAGTCGATGACGGAAGTCGACGACACCGTTCCGATCGAAACGCCGGACGAGAAGCGTCTCATGCGGACCGTCTTCGGGATCTCCGAGACCGAACTCGAGATCTGTCGGTGTCTGATGGCCGAACCGGAGATCACCGTCAACGAACTCGCATCGATGGTCGACCGGGATCGGAGCGTCGTCACCAGACACCTCACCGATCTGGTCGAGTTCGGCATCGTCGAGAAACAGTCGCGCGTCCTTTCCGACGGGGGACGCGTCAACGTCTACTCGCACCGGTCGGTCGACGCGGTCCGCCGACAGTTCAAGCTCGGCCTCTACACGTGGATGATCGAGGCCGTCGACGTGATCGACGATCTCAGCGAGGAGAAGGTCTCGCTGCTGGTACAGGGTGACGATCCAGAGACGGAGCGCAGTCAGATCATCGTCGATCGGGACGACACCGACGACTCCGAGAGAGATCAAGTATAA
- a CDS encoding SDR family NAD(P)-dependent oxidoreductase: MPVADEPRTTESVRDHSSVAGETAVVTGASSGIGRAITETFVADGADVVICSRTRDDVEAVADELNGADLPGSVHPVECDVTDRDSVEALAEATLEEFDAVDLLVNNAGGAGDGGPLQEVEPEGWEGVVEVNLTGTYNVTRAFADALRSDGGAIVNTSSMAGRYGVAGMGPYSAAKAGVSVLTRTLAAEWAEDDVRVNAVEPGFIATPPVREAYGLDEVPDREPVAREFGSPHEVADLVRFLASDAASFVTGQTLAPTGPPNTFEPPEL; encoded by the coding sequence ATGCCAGTAGCAGACGAACCTCGAACGACGGAGTCCGTTCGCGATCACTCCAGCGTCGCCGGTGAGACGGCCGTTGTGACGGGCGCCTCGAGCGGTATCGGCCGGGCGATCACCGAGACGTTCGTCGCGGACGGCGCTGATGTCGTCATCTGTTCGCGAACGCGGGACGACGTCGAGGCCGTCGCGGACGAACTCAACGGGGCGGACCTCCCCGGGTCGGTCCATCCCGTCGAGTGCGACGTCACCGATCGCGACTCGGTTGAGGCGCTCGCCGAGGCGACGCTCGAGGAGTTCGACGCCGTCGACCTCCTCGTCAACAACGCGGGCGGAGCCGGCGACGGCGGACCACTGCAGGAGGTAGAGCCCGAGGGCTGGGAGGGGGTCGTCGAGGTGAACCTCACGGGTACGTACAACGTCACCCGCGCGTTCGCCGACGCGCTCCGGAGCGACGGCGGAGCGATCGTCAACACGTCCAGTATGGCCGGTCGCTACGGCGTCGCCGGAATGGGTCCGTACAGCGCCGCGAAGGCGGGGGTCAGCGTACTCACCCGAACGCTGGCCGCCGAGTGGGCCGAGGATGACGTTCGCGTGAACGCGGTCGAGCCCGGGTTCATCGCGACGCCGCCCGTTCGCGAGGCGTACGGCCTCGACGAGGTTCCGGACCGAGAGCCGGTCGCTCGAGAGTTCGGATCTCCCCACGAGGTCGCCGACCTCGTCCGCTTCCTCGCGAGCGACGCCGCCTCGTTCGTGACGGGACAGACCCTCGCGCCCACCGGTCCGCCGAACACGTTCGAGCCGCCGGAGTTGTAG
- a CDS encoding glycoside hydrolase family 15 protein yields MSVTESDAYPPIETYGVVGNLETCALVAPDGSIDWFPFPHLESPSILAAILDAERGGRFRIAPTDSFETERRYVDDTNVLETTFRTDDGTVTDFLPPAGRTDHPKKVLYRKLACADGNVEVEIELEPRFDYGRAETSIERVDGGVLAEGDEERTLLESPIDLEIDDDRGRITGEASLEAADEAWFMLRCTGAEDADTDPDAALAETIQFWTDRAHDCDPEDDCAFEGPWHDAVVRSELVLKLLTHAESGGIAAAPTTSLPEDIGGVRNWDYRFNWLRDAGFTVQALMNLGTADEAVDYFDWFMDLCQTDDPAAIQPLYGLHGESTLEERELDHFEGYRGSRPVRIGNGAAEQRQHDTYGELLLAVDEMRQYGRELDADEWVRIHDIVEYVREIWTEPDAGIWEVRGGDDHFVFSKAMCWSALDRGLSIAIDGGHDAPLEEWRDARETIRGDVLENGYDDETGAFVQSYGSDALDATGLLLPVVGFLPFGDDRIRGTIDAIETTLVEDDAFVRRYDGDDGLPGDEGAFVLCSCWLIDALALSGRVEEAQSRFETLRSYLNPLGLVAEEIDPETGAHLGNYPQAFSHIGIVNSALYLGYARGLETPGPAPMGIRLGDPVVSS; encoded by the coding sequence ATGTCGGTGACTGAATCCGACGCCTATCCGCCGATCGAGACCTACGGTGTCGTCGGAAACCTCGAGACGTGCGCGCTCGTTGCGCCGGACGGCTCGATCGACTGGTTCCCGTTTCCCCACCTCGAGTCGCCGAGCATCCTTGCCGCGATCCTCGACGCCGAGCGCGGGGGCCGCTTTCGGATCGCCCCGACCGACTCCTTCGAGACTGAGCGGCGGTACGTCGACGACACGAACGTCCTCGAGACGACGTTCCGGACCGACGACGGGACGGTGACGGACTTCCTGCCGCCGGCCGGGCGGACCGACCACCCGAAGAAGGTTCTCTACCGGAAACTCGCCTGCGCAGACGGGAACGTCGAGGTCGAGATCGAACTCGAGCCGCGGTTCGATTACGGCCGCGCGGAGACATCGATCGAACGGGTCGACGGCGGCGTCCTCGCCGAGGGCGACGAGGAACGGACGCTGCTCGAGAGTCCGATCGACCTCGAAATCGACGACGATCGCGGTCGGATCACCGGCGAGGCGTCGCTCGAGGCGGCCGACGAAGCGTGGTTCATGCTCCGGTGTACGGGCGCCGAGGACGCGGATACGGACCCGGACGCCGCATTAGCCGAGACGATCCAGTTCTGGACCGACCGGGCTCACGACTGCGATCCCGAGGACGACTGCGCGTTCGAGGGACCGTGGCACGACGCGGTCGTTCGCTCCGAACTCGTCCTCAAACTCCTGACCCACGCCGAGTCGGGCGGGATCGCCGCCGCCCCGACCACCTCGTTGCCCGAAGACATCGGCGGCGTCCGCAACTGGGACTACCGATTCAACTGGCTCCGGGACGCGGGGTTTACCGTCCAGGCGCTGATGAACCTCGGTACCGCCGACGAGGCGGTCGACTACTTCGACTGGTTCATGGACCTCTGCCAGACCGACGATCCGGCGGCGATCCAGCCGCTGTACGGCCTCCACGGCGAATCGACCCTCGAGGAGCGGGAACTGGATCACTTCGAGGGCTATCGCGGGTCCCGTCCCGTGCGAATCGGCAACGGGGCCGCCGAGCAGCGCCAACACGACACCTACGGGGAACTCCTGCTCGCCGTCGACGAGATGCGCCAGTACGGACGCGAACTGGACGCCGACGAGTGGGTGCGAATCCACGATATCGTCGAGTACGTCCGCGAGATCTGGACTGAGCCCGACGCAGGTATCTGGGAGGTCCGCGGCGGAGACGATCACTTCGTCTTCTCGAAGGCGATGTGCTGGAGCGCTCTCGACCGGGGGCTCTCGATCGCGATCGACGGGGGCCACGACGCGCCGCTCGAGGAGTGGCGGGACGCTCGGGAGACGATCCGAGGCGACGTCCTCGAGAACGGCTACGACGACGAGACCGGCGCATTCGTCCAGTCCTACGGATCGGACGCGCTCGACGCAACCGGCCTATTGCTCCCGGTCGTCGGCTTTCTGCCCTTCGGCGACGACCGCATTCGAGGGACGATCGACGCGATCGAGACGACGCTAGTCGAGGACGACGCGTTCGTCCGGCGATACGACGGCGACGACGGTCTCCCGGGAGACGAGGGGGCGTTCGTCCTCTGTTCGTGCTGGCTGATCGACGCGCTCGCGCTCTCCGGGCGCGTGGAGGAAGCGCAGTCTCGATTCGAGACGCTGCGTTCGTATCTGAACCCGCTCGGACTCGTCGCGGAGGAGATCGACCCTGAGACCGGTGCGCATCTCGGGAACTACCCGCAGGCGTTCAGCCACATCGGGATCGTCAATAGCGCCCTCTATCTGGGCTACGCTCGCGGGCTCGAGACGCCCGGGCCGGCACCGATGGGGATCCGACTTGGCGACCCGGTCGTTTCGTCGTAA
- a CDS encoding HTH domain-containing protein, translating to MPAGEIESPFAPVLNIDSAASLRVDCYVRGSVPPAITATIDDVVERLRDLDERDVIDDYRVTHWPPEYRSTAGSTGENGSSRDELVAEFERWAARKGHSLEPAFRRQAVPPSPFDTDSDEPRERVRVPVVALAISEVEEDATIADAVDADAASIRGVVPYTERPSAERSRTYTVNDLLATVEANGNDVRPGTHQREGPTPLEGRQ from the coding sequence ATGCCTGCCGGTGAGATCGAATCGCCATTCGCGCCGGTCCTCAATATCGATTCGGCCGCGAGTCTCCGGGTCGACTGTTACGTCCGAGGGAGCGTTCCGCCGGCCATCACGGCGACCATCGACGACGTCGTCGAGCGGCTCCGAGACCTCGACGAACGCGACGTGATCGATGACTACCGTGTGACCCACTGGCCGCCCGAGTACCGCTCGACCGCCGGATCGACCGGTGAAAACGGGTCGAGCCGCGACGAACTCGTCGCCGAGTTCGAACGCTGGGCCGCCCGGAAGGGCCACTCGCTCGAGCCGGCGTTTCGCCGACAGGCGGTTCCGCCGTCGCCGTTCGACACCGACTCCGACGAACCGCGCGAGCGAGTTCGGGTTCCGGTCGTCGCGCTGGCGATCTCCGAGGTCGAAGAGGACGCGACGATCGCAGACGCCGTCGACGCGGACGCAGCGTCGATTCGAGGCGTCGTCCCCTATACGGAACGGCCGTCGGCGGAGCGGTCGCGGACGTACACCGTCAACGACCTGCTCGCGACCGTCGAAGCGAACGGAAACGACGTTCGCCCGGGGACGCACCAACGCGAGGGGCCGACACCGCTGGAGGGTCGCCAATGA
- a CDS encoding CopG family ribbon-helix-helix protein: MRTSFNIPDDLLEEFDQTWQTEGFDSRSRAVREAMQEYIEAHTELETVSGEVTTALAFDYQHEHVIRELHDVQHDFQDIITTTSHTHEGDWCLETIFCRGEAARVRKLVYRLRDFDAVGQVKVLLLRS, from the coding sequence ATGCGTACCAGTTTCAATATTCCGGATGACTTACTCGAGGAATTTGATCAGACGTGGCAGACTGAGGGATTCGACTCCCGGTCACGAGCAGTTCGGGAAGCGATGCAGGAGTATATCGAGGCTCACACCGAACTCGAGACCGTCTCGGGCGAAGTGACAACCGCGCTTGCCTTCGATTATCAACACGAGCACGTGATCCGCGAACTCCACGACGTGCAACACGATTTTCAGGACATCATTACGACGACGAGCCACACGCACGAAGGCGATTGGTGTCTGGAAACGATTTTCTGTCGCGGCGAGGCGGCCCGCGTTCGCAAACTCGTGTATCGACTCCGCGATTTCGACGCCGTGGGGCAGGTGAAAGTCCTGTTACTTCGGTCTTGA
- the fabG gene encoding 3-oxoacyl-ACP reductase FabG: MSVETADRPAELERPSRQPLAGRTCLVTGGSRGIGRGIARELGRYGATVIVNYRSSEADAHAVADAITEADTDGTAHPVQADVTDRSAVDTMHDAVADAFGPIDVLVNNAGITADRTFANMTAEDWHRVVDVSLNGAFNCTKAFYDDLEAAPNGRIISVSSVIGKQGNVGQANYAAAKSGLFGFTRSLALELAGTGTTANCIAPGFTRTEMIESIPETVRDDLREDIPLERFATVEEIAGLVRYLASEQSGYVTGEVIDVNGGIDL; encoded by the coding sequence ATGAGCGTGGAGACGGCCGACCGGCCGGCCGAGTTGGAGCGTCCGTCCCGCCAGCCGCTCGCGGGGCGAACGTGTCTGGTGACCGGCGGCTCGCGCGGGATCGGACGCGGCATCGCTCGAGAACTCGGGCGGTACGGCGCGACCGTGATCGTCAACTACCGCTCCTCGGAGGCCGACGCCCACGCGGTCGCCGACGCGATCACCGAGGCCGATACCGACGGCACGGCCCATCCGGTACAGGCCGACGTCACCGACCGCAGTGCGGTCGACACGATGCACGACGCGGTCGCCGACGCGTTCGGCCCGATCGACGTCCTCGTCAACAATGCGGGCATCACGGCCGACCGCACGTTCGCGAACATGACCGCCGAGGACTGGCACCGCGTCGTCGACGTCTCGCTCAACGGCGCGTTCAACTGCACGAAGGCGTTCTACGACGACCTCGAGGCCGCTCCGAACGGCCGGATCATCAGCGTCTCGAGCGTGATCGGCAAGCAGGGGAACGTCGGTCAGGCGAACTACGCCGCGGCCAAGAGCGGCCTCTTCGGCTTTACCAGGTCGCTCGCGCTCGAGTTGGCCGGAACGGGGACGACGGCCAACTGCATCGCGCCCGGTTTCACGCGGACAGAGATGATCGAGTCCATCCCCGAGACCGTTCGGGACGACTTGCGCGAGGACATCCCGCTCGAGCGGTTCGCGACCGTCGAGGAAATTGCCGGGCTCGTCCGGTATCTCGCGAGCGAGCAGTCGGGATACGTCACCGGCGAAGTTATCGACGTCAATGGCGGGATCGACCTCTAA
- a CDS encoding class I SAM-dependent methyltransferase has translation MEVPCVRAPREEGEATRQRLADADLIDDEYELTVDDGSLYIPITDPDAIPAEFEVVSRTLEERETQTTPADLLGFEPSYERLGRAALLDEDDDERAREIADAIVASDLPLETVLNKASKVKGETRVRDWELLAGANTEVVHREYGCEFLLDLAEVYFSPRLATERNRVVEQVGSEARSASENASGQRPRAADEHVFDMFAGVGPFVIPIAKRGAECVGVDVNPDAIDYLRENARRNGVEDRVTAICDDVRNLVAGSSRERCECDGVREVAPEYEGWADRVVMNLPHSADEFLEAAVTVAGDNCVLHYYDIQHEDDPFGPGERAIREAAEPAYDVSVETEHVVRSYAPHELNVCLDVRLER, from the coding sequence ATGGAAGTGCCGTGCGTCCGCGCGCCGCGCGAGGAAGGGGAAGCCACGCGTCAGCGACTCGCGGACGCGGACCTGATCGACGACGAGTACGAACTGACCGTCGACGACGGCAGCCTCTACATCCCGATCACTGACCCCGACGCGATTCCCGCGGAGTTCGAGGTCGTCTCCCGGACGCTCGAGGAGCGCGAGACACAGACGACGCCCGCGGACCTGCTCGGCTTCGAGCCGTCCTACGAGCGACTGGGCCGTGCGGCGCTGCTCGACGAGGACGACGACGAACGCGCCCGGGAGATCGCCGACGCGATCGTCGCGTCGGATCTGCCCCTCGAGACGGTCCTCAACAAGGCCTCGAAAGTGAAGGGGGAGACCCGCGTCCGCGACTGGGAACTGCTCGCGGGCGCGAACACGGAGGTCGTCCACCGCGAGTACGGCTGCGAGTTCCTGCTCGATCTCGCCGAGGTGTACTTTTCGCCGCGACTCGCGACCGAGCGCAATCGAGTCGTCGAACAGGTCGGAAGCGAGGCGCGTAGCGCCTCGGAAAACGCGAGCGGGCAGCGCCCGCGAGCGGCGGACGAGCACGTCTTCGACATGTTCGCCGGCGTCGGCCCGTTCGTGATCCCCATCGCGAAGCGCGGCGCCGAGTGCGTCGGCGTCGACGTCAACCCGGACGCCATCGACTACCTGCGGGAGAACGCGCGCCGCAACGGCGTCGAGGATCGGGTGACGGCGATCTGTGACGACGTCCGCAACCTCGTTGCGGGCTCGTCGCGCGAACGGTGTGAGTGCGACGGTGTTCGCGAGGTAGCGCCCGAGTACGAGGGCTGGGCCGACCGCGTCGTAATGAACCTCCCCCACAGCGCCGACGAGTTCCTCGAGGCCGCCGTCACCGTCGCGGGCGACAACTGCGTGCTCCACTATTACGACATCCAGCACGAGGACGACCCGTTCGGTCCCGGAGAGCGGGCGATCCGCGAGGCCGCCGAACCGGCGTACGACGTTTCGGTGGAGACAGAGCACGTCGTGCGGTCGTACGCCCCCCACGAACTGAACGTCTGTCTGGACGTTCGACTCGAGCGCTGA
- a CDS encoding ABC transporter permease — MDLGLVAGVVTIGFIHGVLPDHGWPIAATYGLNRSRTWLYGAVAGLVLGVGHLISSVALVVAYFWFSRFAAFAEGPWMRYIAGIILILLGIHEYRNGGHGSGHDHDESHHDHAHTHTHEHDHSHDHNHSGTTSQRGRLTRIRERLFGGHRHLSDEDAERGLMALGTTALLLGFAHEEPIQILAICTGTAYCLELMLVYSLVVIIAILIPTLLLIAGYERHRETVDQYTPYLPLLTATVLVGMGLTFILGIF, encoded by the coding sequence ATGGATCTCGGTCTCGTTGCAGGTGTCGTTACGATCGGCTTTATCCACGGCGTGCTCCCGGATCACGGGTGGCCGATCGCTGCGACCTACGGGTTGAATCGCTCGCGGACGTGGCTCTACGGGGCGGTCGCAGGACTCGTTCTCGGAGTCGGACATCTGATTAGCAGCGTCGCACTGGTAGTGGCGTACTTTTGGTTCAGTCGCTTCGCTGCCTTCGCCGAAGGCCCGTGGATGCGATATATCGCAGGGATCATCCTCATTCTACTGGGAATCCACGAATATCGGAACGGCGGACACGGGTCAGGTCACGATCACGATGAGTCCCACCACGACCACGCCCATACCCACACTCATGAACACGATCATTCACACGACCACAACCATTCGGGGACCACCTCCCAGCGCGGGAGACTGACCCGGATTCGGGAGCGACTGTTCGGCGGACATCGTCATTTGAGTGACGAAGACGCTGAACGCGGATTGATGGCCCTCGGGACGACCGCCCTCCTGCTGGGGTTCGCCCACGAGGAGCCGATTCAAATTCTGGCGATCTGTACGGGGACGGCCTACTGCCTGGAACTGATGCTGGTTTATTCGCTGGTCGTGATCATTGCGATCCTCATTCCGACGCTTCTCTTGATCGCGGGCTACGAACGCCACCGCGAAACGGTCGACCAGTACACGCCGTACCTACCGTTGCTGACGGCGACGGTGCTGGTGGGCATGGGACTGACGTTCATTCTCGGGATCTTCTGA
- a CDS encoding putative quinol monooxygenase, whose protein sequence is MLVIHATFPVDPDHRDEALELVQDLAESSREEDGVVDYRVATDAEDPNVFRFFERYENEAAFGVHAETDHFEAFEDALPELLSGDPEVTRFDVESASPVEL, encoded by the coding sequence ATGCTCGTCATTCACGCGACGTTTCCAGTCGATCCGGACCACCGCGACGAAGCCCTCGAACTCGTACAGGACCTCGCCGAAAGCTCCCGTGAGGAAGACGGCGTCGTCGACTATCGGGTCGCGACGGACGCCGAGGATCCGAACGTGTTCCGGTTCTTCGAACGATACGAGAACGAAGCCGCCTTCGGTGTGCACGCGGAGACCGACCACTTCGAGGCGTTCGAAGACGCGCTCCCGGAGTTGCTTTCGGGCGACCCGGAGGTCACTCGATTCGACGTCGAGTCCGCGTCGCCGGTCGAACTGTAA
- a CDS encoding MarR family transcriptional regulator produces MMSTTEHQPTVPDEFDAPRTKLVYLSVLVLEEATVSELQQLLGLSKLTLLPILRSLVEEGRVRSTEVGYACR; encoded by the coding sequence ATGATGTCCACAACCGAACACCAGCCGACAGTACCGGACGAATTCGACGCGCCGCGGACGAAGCTCGTGTATCTCTCCGTGCTGGTACTCGAAGAGGCGACGGTGTCCGAACTCCAGCAGCTGCTGGGACTATCGAAATTGACACTTCTGCCGATTCTGCGATCGCTCGTCGAGGAGGGCCGCGTTCGGTCCACGGAGGTCGGTTATGCCTGCCGGTGA